Proteins from a single region of Apium graveolens cultivar Ventura chromosome 7, ASM990537v1, whole genome shotgun sequence:
- the LOC141673196 gene encoding receptor-like protein EIX2 produces the protein MNTISSSSAPSELVSNNKRMVKAECIETERNALLDIKRGLAGGTFSNLSSWGSSQAQKNCCAWSGVRCDHNTGHVTQLNLSQRQNFYTKYPNSVSALNISSLLHLRNLDYLDLSWNTFSDPNLSSIGSLTNLEHLDLSNADIQGVFLDELGNLSKLSYLDLSSIELSSRVPKFIASFTSLTYLDLSHNYLFGAIPDEFGNLTKLHHLGLSNNNLQGNIPNSISVMTGMTHLNLSANSFEGVLPSSFQNLSRLQIVDFSYNNLSGTFQDVLYLLPEASLQKLWISDNQLTGSLPDITRFSFLDQLKVRSNLLNGYLPKKFEHKSVLRLLDLSNNHLQGSLPNFTNFTFLEDLYLNGNNFFGSLPDFTGCLSLRTLLLGMNQFTDWETQSIGELSNLYQLEIQMNMISSTISEHHLSKLYSLKLINASFNSLIFNMSSEWLPPFRLEELSLSSCKLGPKFPVWIRNQTDIISLDFSSTQISDTLPIWFSNISSKVQKLDLSSNKIRGTFSSMPKNIEDINLSNNYFEGLVPHIPRGCSNINLSHNKFSGKLLSTSEVMTSCLLDLSHNLLLGKIPDSWKYFPALVFLDLGHNNFSGRIPMSLGYIKSLETLILRNNSLDGELPESLRNCTKLGFVDLSFNNLSGSVPSWIGQDLWLLYALVLKSNKLNGSMPNGLCYLLSLRFLDLSINKISGKLPQCLSNLTSMISNGTGIIDHFYKPHDESPCTGVTQCEPSTLPTFSYLDDALASWKGKEQPYKRNFAYLKMIDLSSNGLTGEIPIGITELLGLNGLNLSMNKLYGKVPVQIGGLSNLEVLDLSSNKFSGAIPESLSKITFLSYLNLSSNNFSGKIPLGSQLQSFHSSMYEGNAGLCGLPLTERCPGDDETSVKPEPQSNGNEVDDDENVYERWLYVSVALGFSTSFWGICGTLLVHRRWRNVYFLFLTKRKDQLYVVIAVRIARLKVRFLG, from the coding sequence ATGAATACAATCTCATCATCGTCTGCACCATCCGAGTTGGTTTCCAACAATAAAAGGATGGTGAAAGCTGAGTGCATTGAAACTGAGAGAAATGCTCTACTCGATATCAAACGAGGCCTTGCAGGAGGCACGTTTAGCAATCTTTCTTCATGGGGCAGCAGCCAAGCACAGAAAAATTGCTGCGCATGGAGTGGCGTTAGGTGCGACCACAACACTGGTCATGTTACTCAGCTTAATCTTTCCCAACGTCAGAATTTCTACACTAAATATCCCAACTCCGTCTCTGCGTTAAATATCAGTTCCTTGCTTCACTTGAGAAATCTCGATTATTTGGACCTCAGTTGGAATACATTTTCAGATCCTAATCTGAGTTCCATTGGTTCGCTAACAAACTTAGAGCACCTAGATCTTTCTAATGCTGATATTCAAGGAGTGTTTCTAGATGAGCTAGGAAATCTCTCCAAGCTCAGTTACCTAGATCTCAGCTCTATTGAGTTATCAAGTCGCGTTCCTAAGTTTATTGCTTCTTTCACCAGCTTAACTTATCTTGATCTTTCACACAATTATCTTTTTGGAGCAATTCCAGATGAATTTGGTAATCTTACCAAGTTGCATCATCTTGGCCTTAGCAACAACAACTTGCAAGGTAATATACCAAACTCTATTAGTGTTATGACTGGTATGACACATTTAAATCTCTCTGCAAATAGTTTTGAAGGTGTCCTTCCAAGCTCCTTTCAAAATCTATCCAGGTTACAAATCGTGGATTTTAGCTATAACAATCTAAGTGGAACTTTTCAAGATGTCCTGTATCTGTTGCCTGAGGCTTCTTTACAAAAACTGTGGATATCTGATAACCAACTCACTGGTTCACTACCTGATATCACAAGATTTTCATTCCTCGACCAGCTGAAAGTCCGTTCTAATCTATTGAATGGTTATTTACCAAAAAAGTTTGAGCACAAATCAGTTTTACGACTATTGGATTTGTCGAATAATCATCTCCAAGGTTCTTTACCCAATTTTACAAATTTTACATTTTTGGAAGATTTGTATCTGAATGGTAACAATTTTTTTGGGAGTCTTCCTGATTTCACAGGATGTTTATCGTTGAGAACCTTGTTACTAGGTATGAATCAGTTTACGGACTGGGAAACTCAATCAATCGGAGAGCTCAGTAATCTCTATCAGCTGGAAATTCAAATGAATATGATCAGCAGTACAATCAGTGAACATCATTTGTCTAAACTATACAGTTTAAAGCTTATAAACGCATCATTTAACTCTCTGATCTTCAATATGAGTTCCGAGTGGCTTCCCCCTTTCAGGCTTGAAGAACTTTCTTTGTCATCATGCAAGTTGGGGCCAAAATTCCCTGTTTGGATCCGAAATCAAACAGACATTATCAGTCTCGATTTTTCAAGCACACAGATTTCGGATACCTTACCCATCTGGTTCTCAAACATTTCCAGCAAAGTGCAGAAGTTAGATCTCTCTTCCAACAAAATAAGGGGCACATTTTCTTCCATGCCGAAAAACATAGAAGACATAAATTTGAGTAATAATTACTTTGAAGGACTGGTACCACATATACCTCGAGGATGTTCAAACATAAATCTCTCTCATAATAAGTTTTCAGGAAAACTATTGTCTACGTCTGAAGTTATGACTTCATGCTTACTGGATCTTTCACATAACTTATTATTGGGAAAGATTCCTGATAGTTGGAAATATTTTCCAGCTCTCGTGTTTCTTGACTTGGGACACAACAATTTTTCAGGCAGGATTCCTATGTCTCTAGGGTATATAAAGTCTCTGGAGACATTGATTTTGCGGAATAATAGTTTGGATGGGGAATTGCCAGAATCATTAAGAAACTGTACCAAACTTGGTTTTGTGGATTTAAGTTTCAATAACTTATCTGGAAGTGTGCCGTCTTGGATTGGTCAAGACCTATGGCTCTTGTATGCTCTAGTACTAAAGTCCAATAAATTAAATGGGAGCATGCCTAATGGTCTGTGCTATCTATTGTCTCTTCGTTTTCTAGACCTGTCCATCAACAAAATCTCCGGAAAACTTCCTCAGTGCTTGAGTAATCTGACTTCTATGATCAGTAATGGTACTGGAATCATAGATCATTTCTACAAACCTCATGATGAATCACCGTGTACAGGTGTTACGCAATGTGAACCGAGTACACTCCCCACTTTTAGTTATCTTGATGATGCATTAGCGAGTTGGAAAGGAAAGGAGCAACCATATAAGAGAAATTTCGCATATCTCAAGATGATAGATCTGTCCAGCAATGGGTTAACTGGAGAAATACCTATTGGCATCACAGAGCTTCTCGGTCTCAATGGACTGAACCTGTCAATGAATAAGTTATATGGAAAAGTTCCGGTACAGATTGGTGGATTATCAAATTTAGAAGTTCTTGACCTGTCCAGTAACAAATTTTCAGGTGCAATACCTGAAAGCCTGTCAAAAATCACTTTTCTTTCTTATTTAAATCTCTCAAGCAACAATTTTTCGGGAAAAATTCCTTTAGGGAGTCAGCTGCAGTCATTTCACTCGTCGATGTACGAGGGCAATGCAGGGCTCTGTGGCTTGCCACTCACAGAAAGATGCCCTGGTGATGATGAGACAAGTGTCAAGCCTGAGCCACAATCAAATGGAAATGAAGTTGATGATGACGAGAATGTGTATGAAAGATGGTTGTATGTAAGTGTAGCACTTGGCTTCAGCACAAGCTTTTGGGGAATCTGTGGTACCTTGCTTGTTCACAGGCGCTGGAGAAATGTATATTTCTTGTTTTTAACCAAGCGTAAGGACCAGCTTTATGTGGTCATAGCTGTGCGCATTGCCAGATTGAAGGTAAGGTTCCTAGGTTAA